Proteins from one Telopea speciosissima isolate NSW1024214 ecotype Mountain lineage chromosome 1, Tspe_v1, whole genome shotgun sequence genomic window:
- the LOC122647120 gene encoding UPF0496 protein At3g19330-like — protein sequence MHRCFALKSTAAAPATVNSPSSTPSIQGIETTENSREETAESSSSRSTTQFSPTFDLTREYTFALQTNSYKEIWTKFHQIHHHSGHLSTPDQLSQLLQPNRASVEEVLRGATPGNLTRLAGAYFDYSEHTSNLCLCLHRSVELARSLYAPVHELLVLLPLDFDLITLTQQQCNRTFEVFLQFESLDNPFPNPDSNSSSFNDMRSCFSQMKLQLDLHLHKSRKKVRLFRGATTSSGLCLIGLTVGVAATAVAIATHALAVVVAGPLFAFLPTHFTKRELEHIAQLEAAAKGTYVINNDLDTVDRLVARMHAAVESDRLLIRLGIERGRDKYPIQEVVKQLRKNQPNLLHQLRDLEEHLCLCCTTVNRGRSLLLREILLHQTHNS from the exons ATGCATCGTTGCTTCGCCCTAAAATCAACAGCAGCGGCGCCGGCGACAGTAAATTCTCCATCTTCAACACCGTCAATCCAAG GGATTGAAACCACCGAGAATTCTCGAGAGGAGACGGCGGAGTCGTCGAGTTCTAGATCGACTACCCAATTCTCACCGACTTTCGACCTCACTCGTGAGTACACTTTCGCACTCCAGACTAATTCTTACAAAGAGATATGGACAAAGTTTCATCAAATCCACCACCATAGCGGCCACTTGAGTACTCCAGACCAGTTGTCGCAGCTCCTCCAACCCAACCGAGCCTCCGTCGAAGAGGTCCTCCGAGGCGCCACACCCGGCAATCTCACTCGCCTCGCCGGTGCTTACTTCGATTATAGTGAACACACTTCTAATCTCTGCCTCTGCCTCCATCGCAGTGTTGAACTTGCCAGATCCCTCTACGCCCCAGTTCACGAACTCCTAGTGCTTCTTCCTCTTGACTTCGATCTTATTACACTTACCCAGCAGCAATGCAACCGGACATTCGAAGTTTTCCTTCAATTCGAGTCCCTCGACAACCCTTTCCCTAACCCAGATTCTAATTCTAGTAGCTTTAACGACATGCGCAGCTGCTTCTCTCAGATGAAGCTACAGCTCGACCTTCATCTCCACAAATCCCGCAAGAAGGTCCGTCTCTTTCGTGGGGCCACCACTAGTTCCGGTCTTTGCCTCATTGGGTTGACAGTCGGTGTGGCCGCAACTGCTGTCGCCATTGCTACGCATGCTCTAGCCGTGGTTGTGGCTGGGCCCCTTTTCGCTTTCTTACCCACCCACTTCACCAAGAGGGAGCTCGAACATATTGCACAGCTTGAAGCTGCGGCTAAGGGTACTTACGTCATCAACAATGACCTCGACACCGTTGATCGTCTTGTGGCTCGCATGCACGCTGCGGTGGAGAGTGATAGGCTTCTAATCCGCTTGGGCATAGAGCGGGGGAGGGATAAGTATCCTATTCAGGAAGTAGTGAAGCAGCTTCGCAAGAATCAACCCAATCTGCTGCATCAGCTCAGAGACCTGGAGGAGCACCTGTGTCTTTGTTGTACCACAGTTAACAGAGGTAGGTCTCTCCTCTTACGAGAGATTCTCCTCCACCAGACCCATAATTCCTGA
- the LOC122647129 gene encoding uncharacterized protein LOC122647129 has translation MRCKRHPFDPSSGVGICASCLRERLFAIIAAQARQQALAQAQAQAETEDHRKSNARPPPLVFPRSVSPYIYSRSASDPSGEHHHHKFDQRFYSTPQVGSNSTSTTIGGATQKKKRRKFSLFTYLFGKFRSQESEPDATDPRTSRVSRSSLATTSSSTSPISQNSFSSFFPSHRKKLSRLFTFEDTRGRGHRPPGRRDRGMSPERTTVEGDLSGDNDDSSSYSSKSSPKGLQTQRTPPHATPTRSRRRGHHNRNVSGLAMCFSPLVRPSPSRHHRNVVISGEIGFSGEVRGSSKPHFSAAPSFCKNRSKKLADIGRYNSYKS, from the coding sequence ATGAGGTGTAAGAGACATCCTTTCGATCCCAGCAGTGGCGTTGGCATATGCGCTTCTTGTCTCCGTGAACGCCTCTTTGCTATCATCGCCGCCCAAGCTCGTCAACAAGCTCTAGCACAAGCACAAGCCCAGGCCGAGACTGAAGATCATCGGAAATCTAACGCCCGCCCACCTCCGCTCGTTTTCCCTCGCTCCGTCTCTCCTTACATCTATAGCCGCTCTGCAAGCGACCCTTCCGGGGAACATCACCACCACAAATTCGATCAGCGCTTCTACAGCACCCCTCAGGTGGGTTCCAACTCCACTTCCACCACCATCGGCGGTGCCACTCAAAAGAAGAAGCGCCGTAAATTCTCGCTCTTCACATATCTGTTCGGTAAATTCAGATCGCAAGAATCAGAACCAGATGCTACAGATCCCAGAACTTCTAGAGTCTCCAGGTCTTCATTAGCTACTACTTCTTCATCTACTTCACCGATCTCGCAAAACTCGTTCTCATCTTTCTTCCCCAGTCACCGGAAGAAACTATCTCGTCTCTTCACCTTCGAAGACACCCGCGGCAGAGGCCACCGACCACCCGGCAGAAGAGATCGAGGAATGTCACCGGAGAGAACCACCGTTGAAGGTGACCTCTCTGGAGATAATGACGATTCGAGTAGTTACTCATCcaaatcttcaccaaagggGCTACAGACTCAACGAACACCGCCACATGCGACACCGACGAGGTCTCGCCGGCGAGGGCATCATAATCGGAATGTTTCGGGATTGGCTATGTGTTTTAGTCCGTTGGTGAGGCCAAGCCCAAGTAGGCACCATCGGAATGTGGTAATCTCCGGTGAAATAGGATTTTCAGGTGAAGTTCGGGGTTCGAGTAAACCGCATTTTTCTGCGGCTCCTTCTTTCTGCAAGAACAGATCAAAAAAGCTTGCAGACATAGGGAGGTACAACAGTTACAAATCTTGA